The Streptococcus viridans genome includes a window with the following:
- a CDS encoding FtsX-like permease family protein: protein MFSVKDIRKLVVVSIIGACAVFVANLFLNFYLDIEQLEISKTNPMIQTYYDAQVSLSWMVAMVSGVVLSLTSILLMCFYIKQFVDDHKEQLGILKALGYSNGQLAKRFWAFGLSFGVGALLGYFASFLMMGHFYDFRNEKGILPDITIHFHWQLLVALVILPTTFFMVLAIAYARRQLQTPALRLLKKSPTPIKEKRRRRAPKKEKSFLKELSSSLIWGRKSILFFVVFGSMCFAAMVQLSFGLRDYTDDIIQTMMIMIGLILSFSILFLSLGIVVSESRETLALMKAFGYTDRECQSHILAPYRFWAYLGFALGTAYQYGIMEILIGVIKDTVPGKIEHHFDGNVCFWTLIVFAVVYESLFYLSNRKLQKQTIREVLLAE from the coding sequence ATGTTTTCAGTAAAAGATATTCGAAAATTAGTTGTCGTCAGTATCATTGGGGCTTGTGCAGTCTTTGTAGCCAATCTCTTCTTGAATTTTTACCTGGATATCGAGCAGTTGGAGATTTCTAAAACCAATCCGATGATTCAGACCTACTATGATGCCCAGGTTTCGCTATCTTGGATGGTGGCCATGGTCAGTGGGGTTGTCTTGTCCTTGACGTCGATCCTTCTCATGTGTTTTTATATCAAACAATTTGTCGATGACCACAAGGAACAATTAGGGATTTTAAAGGCTTTGGGCTATAGCAATGGCCAGTTGGCGAAACGATTTTGGGCTTTTGGACTCAGTTTTGGAGTTGGAGCACTTCTTGGCTATTTCGCTTCTTTTCTTATGATGGGTCATTTTTATGACTTTCGCAATGAGAAGGGGATTTTGCCAGACATTACCATTCATTTTCATTGGCAGCTCTTGGTCGCTTTGGTGATACTGCCAACTACTTTCTTTATGGTCCTTGCGATTGCTTATGCTAGAAGACAACTACAAACGCCGGCCCTTCGCTTATTAAAAAAATCTCCAACACCGATTAAGGAAAAAAGGAGAAGAAGGGCTCCTAAGAAAGAGAAATCCTTCCTAAAAGAGCTGTCTTCGTCGCTGATTTGGGGGAGAAAATCGATCCTGTTTTTTGTGGTCTTTGGCTCCATGTGTTTCGCGGCCATGGTTCAATTGTCTTTTGGCCTAAGGGACTACACAGATGACATCATCCAAACGATGATGATTATGATTGGTTTGATCCTTTCTTTCTCGATCCTCTTTTTGTCATTGGGAATTGTGGTCTCAGAAAGTCGCGAAACCTTGGCTCTTATGAAGGCATTTGGCTACACCGATCGTGAATGCCAAAGTCATATTCTCGCTCCCTATCGTTTCTGGGCCTATCTAGGATTTGCCCTTGGGACGGCTTATCAATATGGCATCATGGAAATTTTGATTGGCGTAATCAAAGATACAGTTCCTGGTAAAATTGAGCATCACTTTGATGGGAATGTGTGCTTTTGGACTTTGATCGTTTTTGCGGTGGTTTACGAAAGCCTCTTTTATCTATCCAACAGAAAACTCCAAAAGCAAACCATTAGAGAAGTGCTCTTAGCTGAATAA
- a CDS encoding ABC transporter ATP-binding protein, with protein MIQLENVYKGYGQTKVLKGIDLQIQDQDDVVILGPSGSGKSTLLNVLSGLEKVDEGHILIQGQDLSQLTDAQLTAFRREKIAFIFQQYYLLPNLTVRQNVKMGADLANNHDFLQIIEDLGLGDKLDKYPSELSGGEQQRVSIARALAKKPDILFLDEPTGALDEETGRKILDYIWKLKEKLGFTLIMVTHNQNIADMARTIIRVNSGKITQVVTNDQPQTAYEIGW; from the coding sequence ATGATTCAACTAGAAAATGTTTACAAAGGCTACGGCCAAACCAAGGTTTTAAAAGGGATTGATTTGCAGATTCAAGACCAGGATGATGTAGTTATCCTAGGTCCTTCTGGATCAGGAAAGTCAACTCTCTTAAATGTGTTATCAGGCTTAGAAAAGGTAGACGAAGGGCATATTCTCATTCAAGGACAGGATTTGTCTCAACTCACGGATGCTCAATTGACAGCCTTTAGACGTGAGAAGATAGCCTTTATTTTTCAGCAGTATTATTTATTACCGAATCTCACGGTTAGACAAAATGTAAAGATGGGAGCTGACCTGGCAAACAATCATGATTTTTTGCAGATCATCGAGGATTTGGGCCTTGGCGATAAGCTGGACAAGTATCCGAGTGAATTGTCTGGTGGGGAACAGCAGAGAGTCTCCATTGCTCGTGCCTTAGCCAAAAAGCCAGATATTCTTTTCTTAGATGAGCCGACGGGGGCCCTGGATGAAGAAACAGGGCGCAAGATTCTGGACTATATCTGGAAGTTGAAGGAAAAGCTAGGCTTTACCCTCATTATGGTGACGCACAACCAAAATATTGCGGATATGGCTAGAACCATCATTCGCGTCAATAGTGGCAAGATTACCCAAGTTGTGACCAACGATCAGCCTCAGACTGCCTATGAGATTGGATGGTAA
- a CDS encoding TetR/AcrR family transcriptional regulator, producing MPPKVKFSKETIIGTALQLVREEGLASLTARALAEKLGATPRVIFGQFANMAELQAEVIVAAEMVVVEYIRKALEDEKPFRSVGVAYILFASKEPQLFQLLFQNPSKDPIRRFQDFLPMKDHSYQMVLDSIVADYPLTLEEASRLYQHLFIYSHGMASMVASGIYQFSMEEVIALLTEVCQSLIKEMVGKK from the coding sequence ATGCCACCAAAGGTTAAATTTAGTAAAGAGACTATCATTGGGACGGCTTTACAATTGGTGAGAGAAGAGGGCCTGGCTAGTTTGACGGCTCGAGCATTAGCAGAGAAACTGGGAGCCACGCCAAGGGTCATTTTTGGGCAATTTGCTAATATGGCTGAGTTACAAGCAGAGGTTATTGTTGCTGCGGAGATGGTCGTGGTGGAGTATATTCGTAAGGCCTTAGAAGATGAGAAGCCTTTTCGATCCGTCGGGGTTGCTTATATCCTGTTCGCCTCAAAAGAGCCCCAACTCTTTCAATTGCTTTTCCAAAATCCTAGCAAAGATCCGATTCGTCGCTTTCAAGATTTTCTTCCCATGAAGGATCATAGTTACCAAATGGTTCTGGATTCGATTGTCGCAGACTATCCGTTGACGTTAGAGGAGGCTAGTCGCTTGTACCAGCATCTATTCATCTACTCACACGGGATGGCCTCTATGGTTGCTTCTGGTATTTATCAGTTCAGCATGGAAGAAGTGATTGCTTTATTGACAGAAGTTTGTCAATCTCTCATCAAAGAAATGGTAGGAAAGAAATGA
- a CDS encoding aldo/keto reductase, which produces MNYIEFAENERLSTIVLGMMRISQMSEDEVEALVEAALSIGINIFDLADIYGDGQCEVLLGKVLKRRPDLRDQMWIQSKCGIRKDGFTYFDFSKDYILDSVDGILERLQIERLDSLLLHRPDALMEPEEVAAAFDHLEQAGKVRHFGVSNQNPMMMELLKTAVKQPLKINQLQLSAAFTPSFEAGFHVNMEGPKAAVRDGSVFEYCRLTDTVIQAWSVLQHGYFKGNFVGKEEFAALNHVLNDLAKKYQVTPTAIALAWVLRYPGKMQAVIGTTKPLHVLEAGRAAEVNLTRKEWYQIYLAAGNDLP; this is translated from the coding sequence ATGAACTATATTGAGTTTGCTGAAAATGAGCGTCTGTCCACAATTGTCCTTGGGATGATGCGGATTAGTCAGATGAGTGAAGATGAGGTGGAGGCCTTGGTGGAGGCAGCCTTGTCGATTGGGATTAACATCTTTGACCTAGCGGATATCTATGGCGATGGCCAGTGTGAGGTCCTGCTGGGGAAGGTTCTCAAGCGCCGTCCGGATCTTCGGGACCAGATGTGGATCCAGTCCAAGTGTGGGATTCGCAAAGATGGCTTTACCTATTTTGATTTTTCCAAGGACTATATTTTGGATTCTGTCGACGGCATCCTCGAGCGCCTCCAGATCGAGCGCTTAGATAGTCTCCTCCTTCACCGACCGGATGCCCTCATGGAGCCGGAAGAAGTGGCAGCAGCTTTTGATCACTTGGAGCAAGCGGGCAAGGTCCGTCATTTTGGGGTGTCCAATCAAAATCCTATGATGATGGAATTGCTCAAAACAGCTGTCAAACAACCACTCAAGATCAACCAGTTGCAGTTGAGTGCTGCCTTTACGCCTAGCTTTGAGGCTGGTTTTCATGTCAACATGGAAGGTCCAAAAGCAGCCGTTCGAGATGGCAGTGTCTTTGAGTATTGTCGCTTAACCGATACGGTGATTCAAGCCTGGTCTGTCCTCCAGCATGGCTATTTTAAGGGGAACTTTGTCGGCAAGGAAGAGTTTGCGGCCCTCAATCATGTCCTCAATGACTTGGCGAAGAAATATCAGGTTACTCCGACAGCCATTGCCCTAGCTTGGGTCCTCCGCTATCCAGGGAAGATGCAGGCCGTCATTGGAACGACCAAGCCTCTGCATGTCCTTGAAGCAGGGAGAGCAGCAGAAGTGAATTTGACCCGTAAGGAATGGTACCAAATCTACTTGGCAGCGGGAAATGATTTGCCTTAG
- a CDS encoding virulence protein translates to MGVRYSSSESAALIEAMSGNIQIAKQITEKLTSGSDYLIAEIEAGKLQGAAYEAGKNLFGNLIVPSIKKLQEAIDDIQIELNSYKNADTVVSQYGNMDLDDLKTQKQSWEKQLLKYQEQIRKNEDFWNRVGAFLTGNLGQNLSDNRVLHELADKTRMQIKDVEEKIEKLEWFVEQVNQYFSDSLEILNLAIEGAGQLSQIIVDSNGNYYADGVDMTWFDKMKQTKVVSYAKRDYQDALTRTLNQASRDMLLSEDGDTYYREELKKRLKGHDRSQWKKIIDDYNHTLKIDNEGNLIEIFDNSAYKDRHYQKDDNFSVLKNGKYDSASTRLINEKYQELLQENFEANSTEFWGGVSQMLSGLLLDFASVAAETGGLALAPETGGASFIAGTTAAGLALDAGNALIFSGVVSVGSAISKTGGANAEIQVNYSSNYDSWQANKPTSKTFGKKVSGRVKGKKVDNIRVDAEPDSGKIQVQSGSGKSGYGLDIDIEVSRISSRQDIVDWVSKHSELKGLGKGAKEEVIKNMWKAFKYLTQ, encoded by the coding sequence GTGGGAGTGAGATACAGTTCATCAGAATCTGCTGCCTTGATTGAGGCTATGAGTGGAAATATTCAAATTGCTAAGCAAATTACAGAAAAACTTACAAGTGGGAGTGATTATTTAATAGCGGAAATTGAAGCTGGTAAACTTCAAGGTGCTGCGTATGAGGCAGGAAAAAATTTATTTGGAAACTTAATTGTCCCTAGTATCAAAAAATTACAAGAAGCGATTGATGATATTCAGATTGAATTAAATTCATACAAAAATGCAGATACAGTTGTATCCCAATATGGTAACATGGATTTAGATGATCTGAAGACACAAAAGCAAAGTTGGGAAAAACAGCTTTTAAAGTATCAAGAACAAATCAGAAAGAATGAAGATTTTTGGAATCGTGTAGGAGCATTTCTTACCGGAAATCTGGGTCAAAATTTATCAGATAATAGAGTACTTCATGAATTGGCTGATAAAACACGGATGCAAATCAAAGATGTGGAAGAAAAAATTGAAAAATTAGAGTGGTTTGTTGAGCAAGTCAATCAGTATTTTTCAGATAGTCTTGAAATTCTTAATTTAGCGATTGAAGGAGCAGGACAACTAAGCCAAATTATCGTTGATAGCAACGGAAATTACTATGCGGATGGTGTAGACATGACTTGGTTTGACAAAATGAAACAAACAAAAGTTGTTTCCTACGCTAAAAGAGACTATCAGGATGCCTTAACAAGGACTTTAAATCAAGCGTCGAGAGATATGTTATTATCAGAGGATGGTGATACCTATTATCGGGAAGAGCTAAAAAAACGCTTAAAAGGACATGATCGGTCACAGTGGAAAAAAATTATTGATGATTATAACCATACTCTAAAAATTGACAATGAAGGGAATTTAATTGAAATTTTTGATAATAGTGCTTATAAAGATCGACATTATCAAAAAGATGATAACTTTTCTGTGCTAAAAAATGGGAAGTATGATAGTGCTTCTACGAGATTGATCAACGAAAAATATCAAGAACTTCTTCAAGAAAATTTTGAAGCTAATTCCACTGAATTTTGGGGTGGAGTTAGTCAGATGTTATCAGGTTTACTGCTTGATTTTGCTAGCGTAGCAGCAGAAACTGGAGGTTTAGCTTTAGCTCCTGAGACAGGTGGAGCAAGCTTTATTGCTGGAACAACTGCAGCAGGGCTTGCTTTAGATGCAGGAAATGCACTCATATTTAGTGGTGTAGTATCTGTAGGATCTGCTATTAGTAAAACAGGTGGCGCAAACGCTGAAATTCAAGTTAATTATTCTAGCAACTACGATAGCTGGCAGGCAAATAAACCGACGAGTAAGACTTTTGGGAAAAAGGTTTCTGGACGAGTTAAAGGTAAAAAAGTCGATAATATTCGAGTTGATGCGGAGCCAGATAGTGGGAAAATCCAAGTTCAATCGGGAAGTGGGAAATCGGGTTATGGCCTCGACATAGATATCGAGGTTTCAAGGATTTCAAGTAGGCAGGATATTGTAGACTGGGTAAGCAAACATTCTGAACTAAAAGGACTTGGAAAAGGAGCTAAAGAAGAAGTTATCAAAAATATGTGGAAAGCTTTTAAATACTTAACGCAATAA
- a CDS encoding cingulin, with product MMEDVNKDKRDKLFQEIVNIEKQEDIILDLTRDYQKSLDEFLEDISLITREAEMRLSSSSQNELFFKEKYEMDLIARRYVAKQMEVFSEESGTALKKLSIKKERLMKERSRLPWE from the coding sequence ATGATGGAAGATGTTAATAAAGATAAACGAGATAAACTATTTCAAGAGATAGTAAATATAGAAAAACAGGAAGATATTATTTTGGATTTAACTCGTGATTATCAAAAAAGTTTAGATGAATTTTTAGAAGATATTTCATTAATAACAAGAGAAGCAGAGATGAGATTGTCTTCTTCTTCTCAAAATGAATTGTTTTTCAAAGAAAAGTATGAAATGGATTTAATAGCAAGAAGATATGTGGCTAAACAGATGGAGGTCTTTAGTGAGGAGAGTGGGACAGCGTTAAAAAAATTAAGTATTAAGAAGGAAAGATTAATGAAAGAAAGGAGTCGTTTGCCGTGGGAGTGA
- a CDS encoding TIGR04197 family type VII secretion effector has product MKKHNIKSSTINAKEAIAELTGVDVSDQKNMLIEFSYSSGIPGMEKGKELTNNMLQAVSNFTEAVLIQANKFPQIAIKIEERDIEQAKRWGN; this is encoded by the coding sequence ATGAAAAAACATAATATTAAGTCTAGTACTATTAATGCGAAAGAGGCTATTGCTGAATTAACCGGTGTTGATGTATCTGATCAAAAAAATATGCTTATTGAATTCAGTTATTCTTCTGGTATTCCAGGAATGGAAAAAGGTAAGGAATTGACAAATAACATGCTTCAAGCAGTGAGTAATTTTACTGAGGCTGTTTTAATACAAGCAAATAAATTTCCTCAGATTGCAATTAAAATTGAAGAAAGGGATATTGAGCAAGCTAAAAGATGGGGGAATTAA
- a CDS encoding ABC transporter permease, translated as MKQMLIVIKETYLRQVKSWSFLLMVLTPFLFFGLTIGVNYFVGSSTSAKSNIALITDQAPVKEVLKGTDGLSFDYKDEAAAKKAMKEEEIKGILTVEEKDGQLEARYQSEDAMKPGFKAILMAKLSQVQQMLNVSKADLSQEQLAALSQQVSLIEKIDEKKEGLKMVQTVVAGGIGFLIYMILMFYSGITAQEVASEKGTKIMEVVFSSIRATHYFYARMIGLFGVICTHIGIYAVGLGGVWIFRDSIPLVKDILSPDSPITQHIGQSISLNTLFLIILGIFMYVVLSAFLGSTVARPEDTGKAISPLMMLVFFSFFGVTTLGSAGDVLLLKIGSYIPFISTFFMPFRTINGYASGLESWGSFGIALAFTILGTMIIGKIYSSLILQTDDLGLVKTVKKALSYR; from the coding sequence ATGAAACAGATGCTGATTGTTATCAAAGAAACTTATTTACGCCAAGTGAAATCATGGAGCTTTTTACTGATGGTGCTTACTCCCTTTCTCTTCTTCGGATTGACGATTGGAGTGAACTATTTCGTCGGATCTTCTACATCTGCGAAAAGCAACATCGCCTTGATTACAGATCAAGCTCCTGTCAAGGAAGTCTTGAAAGGGACCGATGGCTTGTCCTTTGACTATAAGGATGAAGCAGCAGCTAAGAAAGCTATGAAAGAGGAAGAAATCAAGGGAATCCTCACAGTTGAAGAAAAGGATGGCCAGCTAGAGGCTCGCTACCAGAGTGAGGATGCCATGAAGCCAGGTTTCAAAGCAATCCTTATGGCTAAATTGAGTCAGGTCCAACAAATGCTCAATGTTTCTAAAGCGGATTTAAGCCAAGAGCAGTTAGCAGCCCTTTCGCAACAGGTCTCATTGATTGAAAAAATTGATGAGAAGAAAGAAGGGCTGAAAATGGTGCAGACCGTGGTAGCTGGAGGAATCGGTTTTCTTATCTACATGATTCTGATGTTTTATTCAGGTATCACTGCTCAAGAGGTAGCCAGTGAAAAAGGGACCAAGATTATGGAAGTGGTCTTCTCAAGCATTCGCGCAACTCACTATTTCTATGCTCGCATGATTGGTCTTTTCGGAGTCATTTGTACTCATATTGGTATCTATGCAGTCGGATTGGGAGGCGTTTGGATTTTTAGAGACTCCATTCCTCTTGTGAAAGATATCTTATCTCCAGACTCTCCTATCACCCAACATATTGGACAATCCATTTCCTTGAATACCTTATTCTTGATCATTCTTGGAATCTTCATGTACGTGGTTCTTTCAGCTTTCCTAGGTTCAACAGTTGCTCGTCCAGAAGATACAGGAAAAGCGATTTCGCCACTGATGATGTTAGTGTTCTTTAGCTTCTTTGGAGTAACCACCTTGGGTAGTGCAGGAGATGTCCTTCTGTTGAAGATTGGATCATACATTCCATTCATTTCAACCTTCTTCATGCCATTCCGTACCATCAATGGCTATGCAAGTGGACTTGAATCATGGGGATCATTCGGAATTGCCTTGGCCTTCACGATCCTCGGCACCATGATCATTGGAAAAATCTATTCTAGCCTCATCTTACAAACAGATGACCTAGGTTTGGTCAAGACTGTTAAAAAAGCTTTGAGCTATCGTTAA
- a CDS encoding ABC transporter ATP-binding protein produces MLEIRNLEKSFGKKQVLFGIDLTAKKGSILGLIGKNGAGKTTIFHSILRFLDYSGDIQLDGQAISQETYKEIGYLPEERSLMPKLTIYEQVRYLANLKGMSTAEVKEKLPIWMEKLQVKGKLTDKIKSLSKGNQQKVQLIITMIHEPKLIILDEPFSGLDPVNTEVLKQVIFEEKERGATIIFSDHVMTNVEELCDELVMIRDGSVILSGPVQEVRNSFGKTRLFVSNDFSKEELEVLPHVTKVTMTKQGLWKLVLDDETAGPDLFDQLTKGRYLATFDQQAPTIDEIFKLESGVEV; encoded by the coding sequence ATGTTAGAAATCAGAAATTTAGAAAAAAGCTTTGGCAAAAAGCAAGTCTTGTTCGGCATTGACTTGACGGCGAAAAAAGGATCCATCTTAGGTTTGATCGGGAAGAACGGAGCAGGGAAGACCACTATCTTCCATAGTATCCTCCGCTTCCTTGACTACAGCGGCGATATCCAATTAGATGGCCAAGCAATCAGTCAAGAAACCTACAAGGAAATTGGCTACCTACCAGAAGAGCGGAGTCTCATGCCTAAGTTGACCATCTATGAGCAAGTCCGTTACCTTGCTAATCTCAAAGGCATGTCAACTGCTGAGGTCAAGGAGAAACTTCCGATCTGGATGGAAAAACTCCAAGTAAAAGGAAAATTAACCGATAAGATTAAGAGCCTCTCAAAAGGGAATCAGCAAAAGGTTCAATTGATCATTACCATGATCCATGAGCCAAAATTGATCATCTTGGATGAGCCGTTTAGTGGACTGGATCCTGTCAATACAGAAGTGCTCAAGCAGGTCATTTTTGAAGAAAAAGAGCGTGGTGCGACCATTATCTTCTCTGACCACGTCATGACCAATGTGGAAGAACTCTGTGATGAGTTGGTCATGATTCGTGATGGATCTGTGATTCTCTCAGGTCCCGTACAAGAAGTTCGCAATAGCTTTGGCAAGACTCGTCTCTTCGTATCCAATGACTTCAGTAAAGAGGAGTTGGAAGTGCTGCCTCACGTGACTAAGGTGACCATGACCAAGCAAGGCCTGTGGAAGTTGGTATTGGATGATGAAACAGCAGGTCCGGACCTCTTTGATCAGTTGACCAAGGGTCGCTATCTAGCAACCTTTGACCAACAAGCCCCAACCATTGATGAAATCTTTAAACTAGAATCAGGAGTAGAAGTATGA
- a CDS encoding DUF3169 family protein yields the protein MKKKLKERSARFRFWRNMAMVLSGLIIGFLTGYFGSDHPIEFQKLFDRDMIYIGSIILYLVVFGIASTYLISSRQSYQMMEEAEDEDEAYRYESQTRRIYDLATMFKGVMIVPYLLVIFFSCQKLVYEEKLTGAFGKYTIPLIFLALFLLTFGLEHQFRKTFKQIYGKAIPRNASGAEVRELIMSMIDEAEKQICYEENYDIVFKLSNYVLPISLMVIFLVGIAFQADILLALVVVSLIYVYILVSQYKITKRYYKE from the coding sequence GTGAAAAAGAAGTTAAAAGAAAGGTCAGCCCGTTTTCGTTTTTGGAGAAACATGGCCATGGTCCTATCAGGATTAATCATTGGTTTTTTGACAGGTTATTTTGGTTCAGACCATCCTATTGAATTCCAAAAGCTATTTGATCGAGATATGATCTATATAGGGTCAATCATTTTATATCTGGTGGTTTTCGGGATTGCGTCTACCTACCTCATCTCATCGCGCCAGTCTTATCAGATGATGGAGGAGGCAGAAGATGAAGACGAAGCCTACCGTTATGAAAGCCAAACGAGAAGAATCTATGACTTGGCTACGATGTTCAAAGGCGTCATGATTGTTCCCTATCTATTAGTGATTTTCTTCTCTTGCCAAAAACTAGTCTATGAAGAAAAACTAACAGGTGCTTTTGGGAAATACACCATCCCGCTTATTTTTCTTGCTTTGTTCCTTCTTACTTTTGGGCTAGAACATCAGTTTCGAAAAACCTTCAAACAGATTTATGGAAAAGCAATCCCACGCAATGCTAGTGGGGCAGAAGTCCGTGAACTAATAATGAGCATGATAGATGAGGCAGAGAAACAAATTTGCTACGAGGAGAATTACGATATTGTCTTCAAGTTAAGCAATTATGTCTTACCGATTTCCTTGATGGTGATATTCTTAGTTGGCATTGCTTTCCAGGCAGATATCTTGTTAGCATTAGTAGTTGTATCACTGATTTATGTCTATATCTTGGTCTCTCAGTACAAGATTACCAAACGTTACTATAAAGAGTAG
- a CDS encoding helix-turn-helix transcriptional regulator, with amino-acid sequence MILKNRLKELRARDGLNQSELAKLAGVSRQSISLLERGEYTPSVIIAITIAQIFKEPVENVFSLVEGEE; translated from the coding sequence ATGATCTTAAAAAATCGACTGAAAGAGCTGAGGGCGCGTGATGGCCTCAACCAATCCGAGCTAGCCAAGCTAGCAGGAGTCTCGCGCCAGTCCATCAGTCTCTTGGAGCGGGGGGAATACACCCCCTCGGTTATTATTGCCATCACCATCGCCCAGATTTTCAAGGAACCGGTGGAGAATGTCTTTAGTCTAGTAGAGGGAGAGGAATAA